Proteins from a genomic interval of Rhizobium sp. SL42:
- a CDS encoding polysaccharide pyruvyl transferase family protein encodes MKVLVFNVKFSENLGDGLLAQCLETALSNYPGMQVETIDLAGRTGFGTTHSRRQLAIRALHVLPPFARRLAVKAMLRSKLEKLAKDWSMKIDNADAVVVGGGNLFQDDDLNFPLKIGTLLDCIRKSGKPLAVYAVGVSGHWSREARQLFGRLEETHLIHLSVRDELALRHWKRHFPPGMSPIVLPDPGLLTRSLPHAAPVGDRSSPPAYAGICVTDPVILQRHAGGPASDIALKTVEEYRALIRQLIEAGYHIRLFCNGAREDQAFAERLLDEKTMQAYRARNWLNLAGRPEKPEELIDILRSVSVVLAHRLHACIAAYSLAIPHVGLGWDPKVASFFKSVGRETFFAAGPSATPAHIAALIKLAEGNGITDARREETLAAAAAGIETLHACLHSMTPPTNRTKLLVESSG; translated from the coding sequence ATGAAGGTCCTGGTTTTCAACGTAAAGTTCAGTGAGAACCTTGGAGACGGGCTTCTGGCGCAATGCCTGGAGACGGCCCTGTCGAATTATCCCGGCATGCAGGTGGAAACCATCGATCTTGCCGGACGTACCGGTTTCGGCACAACGCATTCCCGCCGCCAGCTTGCCATCCGTGCCCTGCATGTGCTTCCCCCTTTCGCCCGTCGGCTGGCGGTCAAGGCCATGCTTCGATCCAAACTGGAAAAGCTTGCAAAGGATTGGTCGATGAAGATCGACAATGCCGATGCTGTGGTCGTGGGCGGCGGCAATCTGTTTCAGGATGACGACCTCAACTTTCCGCTCAAGATTGGCACACTGCTCGATTGCATCCGCAAAAGCGGCAAGCCTCTGGCGGTCTATGCCGTTGGCGTCAGTGGACACTGGTCGCGGGAAGCCCGCCAGCTTTTCGGGCGCCTTGAAGAGACGCATCTGATCCATCTTTCAGTCCGCGACGAACTGGCGCTTCGGCACTGGAAGCGGCATTTTCCGCCAGGAATGTCGCCCATCGTACTGCCGGATCCGGGCCTTTTGACCCGTAGCTTGCCACATGCGGCACCCGTCGGCGATCGCAGCAGTCCGCCCGCTTATGCCGGCATCTGCGTGACGGATCCCGTCATCCTTCAGCGGCATGCCGGTGGGCCTGCGTCCGACATCGCGCTCAAAACCGTCGAAGAATATCGGGCATTGATACGGCAGTTGATCGAGGCCGGTTATCACATTCGGCTTTTCTGCAACGGAGCGAGAGAAGATCAGGCCTTTGCCGAACGGTTGCTGGACGAAAAGACGATGCAGGCCTACAGAGCCAGAAATTGGCTCAACCTGGCCGGGCGTCCGGAAAAACCCGAGGAACTGATCGACATTCTGCGATCGGTCTCCGTCGTCCTGGCGCATCGCCTGCACGCCTGTATTGCCGCCTATTCGCTGGCAATTCCCCATGTGGGTCTAGGCTGGGATCCCAAAGTCGCTAGTTTTTTCAAGTCTGTCGGGCGCGAAACATTTTTTGCCGCAGGCCCTTCGGCGACGCCTGCACACATAGCAGCCCTGATCAAGCTGGCGGAAGGCAACGGTATCACCGATGCCCGTCGTGAGGAAACACTGGCGGCAGCAGCAGCCGGTATCGAGACGTTACATGCGTGCCTGCATTCCATGACCCCACCCACAAACAGAACAAAACTGCTTGTCGAGAGTTCAGGTTAA